A part of Prolixibacteraceae bacterium genomic DNA contains:
- the pepT gene encoding peptidase T, whose amino-acid sequence MKSSVLDRFLRYVSMDTESDPNTGLTPSTPGQYEFALKLKDELIRVGLKEVSLDDNGYLMACLPANTNDDIPTIGFIAHMDTSPDFSGKNVKPRIVGNYDGNDIVLNKELNIVLSTSHSPELKNYVGQDLIVTDGRTLLGADDKAGLAEIVTAMEYLIQNPQVKHGKVMVGFTPDEEVGAGADYFDVDKFGAEFAYTIDGGQIGELEYENFNAASAKIQFHGISVHPGYAYHKMKNSMRIANQFISMIPRCETPEHTTGYEGFYHLIGMEGSVELTTLNYIVRDHDRYKFEVRKKELGHLVRKINAEFGEGCATIEIKDSYYNMKEKVEPVKYIVDMAEEAMIEVGVVPIKKPIRGGTDGARLSFMGLPCPNIFGGGHNFHGKFEYIPIQSMEKGCQVILKIIEKTMDLKK is encoded by the coding sequence ATGAAGAGTAGTGTTTTAGATCGTTTTCTTAGATATGTCTCCATGGATACCGAATCGGATCCTAATACAGGTTTAACCCCTAGTACTCCAGGTCAATATGAGTTTGCATTAAAGTTGAAGGATGAATTAATTCGTGTAGGATTAAAAGAGGTCTCTTTAGATGACAATGGCTATTTAATGGCATGTTTACCTGCCAATACCAATGACGATATTCCAACAATAGGTTTTATTGCTCATATGGATACTAGTCCTGATTTCAGTGGTAAGAATGTAAAGCCTCGTATTGTCGGTAATTATGATGGAAATGATATTGTTCTGAACAAAGAGTTGAATATTGTTTTGTCTACGTCACACTCTCCTGAATTAAAGAATTATGTAGGACAAGATCTAATTGTAACTGATGGCAGAACTTTATTGGGTGCGGATGATAAAGCTGGTCTTGCTGAAATTGTGACGGCAATGGAATATTTAATCCAGAATCCACAGGTCAAGCACGGTAAAGTGATGGTTGGTTTTACACCAGATGAAGAGGTTGGTGCTGGTGCCGATTATTTTGATGTCGATAAATTTGGTGCTGAGTTTGCTTATACCATTGATGGTGGTCAGATTGGTGAATTAGAATATGAGAATTTTAATGCCGCTTCTGCAAAAATACAATTTCATGGTATTTCTGTTCATCCAGGGTATGCATACCACAAGATGAAAAATTCTATGCGAATAGCGAATCAGTTTATTTCAATGATTCCACGTTGTGAAACTCCAGAGCATACTACGGGTTACGAAGGGTTCTACCACTTGATTGGAATGGAAGGATCCGTGGAATTGACAACACTAAACTACATCGTCCGTGACCATGATAGATATAAATTCGAAGTAAGAAAGAAAGAGTTAGGTCATCTAGTCCGAAAGATTAATGCTGAGTTTGGTGAAGGTTGTGCCACAATTGAAATCAAGGATTCATATTATAATATGAAAGAGAAGGTAGAGCCTGTGAAGTATATTGTAGATATGGCAGAGGAGGCTATGATTGAAGTAGGTGTTGTGCCTATTAAGAAGCCAATTCGTGGAGGTACAGATGGCGCGAGATTATCTTTTATGGGTTTACCTTGTCCTAATATCTTCGGTGGAGGTCATAATTTCCATGGAAAATTCGAATATATCCCTATTCAGTCAATGGAAAAAGGATGTCAGGTGATATTGAAGATTATAGAGAAAACAATGGATCTAAAAAAGTAG
- a CDS encoding YhdH/YhfP family quinone oxidoreductase produces MANQMSKATPNINPNKGVELKPNKDHKHQVNCPCGVEFRALRIFEEKGAFHTEIVNRRVHELPAGDVLIRVHYSSLNYKDVLSMKGNRGVTRHFPHTPGIDGVGVVEDSSDDRFRVGDKVIVTSFDLGMNHDGALAEFICVPAAWVVPLPKSMGEKESMSLGTAGFTAALSVLRLLESGQTADMGPVLVTGAAGGVGSIACMLLNKLGFDVIAGTSNISDSKEFISKLDVVRHIDSTVIDDKSKRVLVRPMWSGAIDTVGGNVLATVLKSCSYGGNVTCCGNIGSGDLDTTVYPFILNGITLCGVDSQNTPMDKRLQVWGLLANDWKLDNLDLICREIGLEEVVDVSQNLVRKKGRGRIVVKV; encoded by the coding sequence ATGGCAAATCAAATGAGTAAGGCTACACCAAATATAAATCCAAATAAAGGCGTTGAATTAAAGCCAAATAAGGATCATAAACATCAGGTTAACTGTCCTTGTGGCGTGGAATTTCGTGCTTTGAGAATTTTTGAAGAAAAGGGAGCATTCCATACAGAAATTGTTAATAGGCGAGTTCATGAACTGCCAGCTGGAGATGTGCTTATTAGAGTTCATTATTCGTCCTTAAACTATAAGGATGTGCTCTCTATGAAAGGTAATCGTGGCGTAACACGTCACTTTCCACATACGCCAGGAATCGATGGTGTAGGTGTTGTTGAAGATTCTAGTGATGATCGTTTTAGAGTGGGAGACAAAGTGATCGTGACATCTTTTGATTTAGGAATGAATCACGATGGTGCTTTGGCCGAATTTATATGCGTACCAGCAGCGTGGGTTGTGCCGTTACCTAAATCGATGGGCGAGAAGGAGTCTATGTCTTTAGGAACTGCAGGTTTTACAGCTGCATTATCTGTTCTGCGATTATTAGAATCAGGTCAAACAGCAGATATGGGTCCCGTTCTTGTTACTGGTGCTGCCGGTGGTGTTGGTTCGATTGCATGCATGTTGTTGAATAAACTTGGGTTTGATGTTATTGCAGGAACTTCGAACATTTCTGACAGTAAGGAGTTTATATCAAAACTAGATGTGGTTCGTCATATTGATAGTACTGTTATCGATGATAAATCGAAACGTGTTCTTGTACGACCAATGTGGAGTGGTGCTATTGACACAGTGGGAGGAAATGTTCTTGCAACTGTCCTTAAATCTTGTTCTTATGGAGGAAATGTAACTTGCTGTGGAAATATAGGTTCCGGAGATCTTGATACAACTGTTTATCCATTCATTCTTAATGGGATAACTCTGTGTGGTGTTGATTCTCAGAATACTCCTATGGATAAAAGACTTCAGGTTTGGGGCTTACTGGCAAATGATTGGAAACTTGATAACCTAGATTTGATTTGTCGTGAAATAGGATTAGAAGAGGTTGTTGATGTCTCTCAAAATCTAGTTCGTAAAAAGGGAAGAGGACGTATTGTGGTGAAGGTTTAA
- a CDS encoding aminopeptidase P family protein, with the protein MFSKDTYISRRERLHAMMPEKGLVLVPGNMEAEYNYPHNTYHFRQDSTFVYLFGLDLPNMFGVIDLDEGKDYIFGNDVDIEDIIWMGPQIPLKEKALEFGINHTAPFNNLYNKVKEAMESGRKIHILPTYRARIELLLGDILDVHPKNLHQFISPALRTCMIKLREKKDADEIREIEKACAIGYEMHTTAMKMAHAGNKEQDIAGLIEGISLRKGKGVSFPCILSQHGETLHNHDHSGTLETGKLMLVDAGAEANSYYASDFTRTIPVGGRFSAKQKDVYNIVLAANEKAKSMFAPGITNLDCHLAAARVIAEGLKDIGIMKGNMDDAVAKGAHAMFFPHGLGHMMGLDVHDMEGYGQIYVGYDEKIRPVDQFGTENLRLGKKLEEGFVITNEPGVYFIPALIEKWKSEKINNEYINFDLLENEYLDFGGIRLEDDLLITKSGCEIIGQRVPITVEEVENEVQKGL; encoded by the coding sequence ATGTTTAGTAAAGATACCTACATCTCTCGCCGTGAGAGATTACATGCAATGATGCCAGAAAAGGGACTTGTACTTGTTCCTGGTAATATGGAAGCAGAATATAACTACCCACACAACACCTATCACTTCCGCCAAGACAGCACTTTTGTATACCTATTCGGTCTTGACCTTCCAAACATGTTTGGTGTTATCGACCTAGACGAAGGCAAAGATTATATTTTTGGTAATGATGTAGATATCGAGGATATTATCTGGATGGGGCCTCAAATTCCACTAAAAGAGAAAGCTCTAGAATTTGGAATAAACCACACTGCACCTTTTAACAATCTATACAACAAGGTAAAAGAGGCAATGGAATCTGGACGAAAAATTCATATTCTACCAACTTATAGAGCCCGAATAGAACTCCTTTTAGGTGATATTTTAGATGTACATCCAAAGAATTTACATCAATTTATTTCTCCGGCACTTAGAACTTGTATGATTAAACTTCGTGAGAAGAAAGATGCAGATGAAATCAGAGAAATAGAAAAAGCTTGTGCTATTGGCTACGAAATGCATACTACCGCTATGAAAATGGCACATGCAGGAAACAAAGAACAAGATATTGCTGGTCTAATAGAAGGCATATCACTTCGCAAAGGAAAAGGAGTAAGCTTTCCATGTATCCTGTCACAACATGGGGAAACATTGCACAATCATGATCATTCAGGAACACTCGAAACAGGTAAATTAATGTTAGTTGATGCAGGGGCAGAAGCAAACAGTTATTACGCATCTGACTTTACTCGAACAATTCCTGTTGGTGGTCGATTTAGTGCAAAGCAGAAAGATGTGTATAATATTGTTCTTGCTGCGAACGAAAAAGCTAAATCCATGTTTGCACCAGGTATAACCAACCTTGATTGTCACCTTGCTGCAGCTAGAGTGATTGCAGAAGGACTAAAAGATATTGGCATTATGAAAGGCAATATGGATGATGCTGTTGCCAAAGGAGCACATGCAATGTTCTTTCCTCATGGTCTAGGACACATGATGGGACTTGATGTTCATGACATGGAAGGTTATGGTCAAATATACGTAGGTTATGACGAAAAAATACGTCCAGTAGATCAATTTGGTACTGAAAATCTAAGACTTGGAAAAAAACTAGAGGAGGGATTTGTTATTACAAATGAACCAGGGGTTTATTTTATTCCAGCACTAATCGAAAAATGGAAAAGTGAAAAAATTAATAACGAATATATCAACTTTGATCTTTTGGAGAATGAGTATCTCGATTTTGGAGGAATTCGTCTCGAAGATGACCTTCTAATCACAAAGAGTGGTTGCGAAATTATTGGACAAAGAGTTCCGATAACAGTAGAAGAAGTAGAGAACGAAGTACAAAAAGGTCTTTAG
- a CDS encoding tetratricopeptide repeat protein has protein sequence MRQKAIIYFVIVLVSFLPFFAVAQSVDLVVKERGDKKINSTITITTKTGEGVPKETEFQKSQNIYFKLVPQKGNLLFKFTKRDVDSLKQYLTVVQGKKYFWPSDAEVLKTNFPTNEMTGVLLTYDRSNLDITQPFIFSYFDKKTKEIQIKENLWKGYDTFLALYEGAKKTVDEDKYAALKSLAAFTPKSPPSMKFSFSADAVALYTSIIKGIVDSYDKGTSEIEALSADERFNEVNSKKISEMSAKWKTEAPKLVPLLDKENKEQADILVQMTEVNKRFVNLANGYVLQVLYDYDYNEYKFELFINTISKLLIFNIPEDYIVDLKPIDLKVLDQLKDEKADLTKYGFTSEFTKLIDLINSNIKQGKYVLDPNVVERLKVLKSKENYPNYEIIDAFNALAQKDVSTFNVKIHKVADVATTHQLVYELSGWMAALYYTEKKVDIQVIKLINEGKKYLETNNIVKAGDTFEMAYRLNRIMPITQYYVGLAYYLQGQEYTGIKFFNNALRIEPSLTIPYVKELEFYIQEEQWNEGLKMTEQALKQHPKSWFFLHSKAKMLYELGKYTEAKTLIRDQMIEIRPQEIGQYFLAGDIYLKQDSLQEARDWYNKAGDIDPTNLMYEEKMRDWEAEKKKSGVKSKQKSQMKKK, from the coding sequence ATGAGACAAAAAGCCATTATTTATTTTGTTATAGTACTCGTATCTTTCTTGCCTTTCTTTGCTGTGGCTCAATCAGTGGATTTGGTGGTTAAAGAGAGGGGCGATAAGAAAATCAATAGTACAATTACTATTACAACAAAAACAGGAGAAGGGGTTCCTAAGGAGACGGAATTTCAAAAGAGTCAAAATATCTACTTTAAGCTAGTACCACAAAAAGGTAACTTATTATTTAAGTTTACTAAACGTGATGTGGATTCTTTAAAACAGTACCTAACGGTTGTTCAAGGCAAGAAATATTTCTGGCCTTCTGATGCTGAGGTGTTAAAGACAAATTTCCCTACAAATGAGATGACTGGTGTTTTGTTAACTTACGATAGGAGTAATCTCGATATTACCCAACCATTTATTTTTTCATATTTTGATAAGAAGACAAAAGAGATACAGATAAAGGAAAATTTATGGAAGGGATATGACACTTTTTTAGCTTTGTATGAAGGAGCAAAGAAGACGGTTGATGAAGATAAATATGCAGCACTAAAAAGTTTAGCAGCATTTACTCCAAAATCTCCTCCTTCGATGAAGTTCTCATTTTCTGCAGATGCAGTTGCTTTGTATACGAGTATCATTAAAGGGATTGTAGATTCTTATGATAAAGGAACAAGTGAGATAGAGGCATTAAGCGCGGATGAGCGATTTAATGAAGTAAACTCTAAGAAAATATCTGAGATGTCTGCTAAGTGGAAGACAGAAGCACCAAAGTTAGTTCCTCTTTTAGATAAAGAGAATAAAGAGCAAGCTGATATTCTAGTGCAGATGACAGAAGTGAATAAAAGGTTTGTCAATTTAGCGAATGGATATGTTCTTCAGGTATTGTATGATTATGATTATAATGAGTATAAGTTCGAATTGTTTATAAATACAATATCGAAGTTATTGATTTTTAATATACCAGAGGATTATATCGTAGACCTGAAACCGATAGATTTAAAGGTGCTAGATCAATTGAAGGACGAGAAAGCTGATCTTACTAAGTATGGCTTTACTTCTGAATTTACAAAGCTGATAGATCTAATAAATAGCAATATAAAGCAGGGTAAATATGTTTTAGATCCAAATGTTGTTGAGAGATTAAAAGTATTAAAAAGCAAAGAGAATTATCCTAATTATGAAATCATCGATGCTTTTAACGCTTTGGCACAAAAAGATGTGTCAACTTTTAATGTGAAAATACACAAAGTTGCAGATGTGGCTACGACTCATCAATTGGTTTATGAACTTTCGGGTTGGATGGCTGCCTTGTATTATACTGAAAAAAAGGTAGATATTCAGGTGATAAAATTAATCAATGAAGGAAAAAAGTACCTGGAAACAAATAATATTGTGAAAGCTGGAGATACTTTTGAGATGGCTTATCGATTGAATCGTATTATGCCGATCACTCAATATTATGTCGGGTTAGCATATTATCTTCAGGGGCAAGAATATACTGGAATTAAGTTTTTTAATAATGCACTTCGTATTGAACCTTCTTTGACAATTCCATATGTGAAGGAGTTAGAGTTTTATATACAAGAAGAGCAGTGGAATGAGGGGCTCAAAATGACAGAACAGGCACTGAAGCAACACCCAAAGAGTTGGTTCTTCTTGCACTCGAAGGCAAAGATGCTATATGAATTAGGTAAATATACTGAGGCTAAAACTTTAATTAGAGACCAGATGATCGAGATAAGACCTCAAGAGATTGGTCAATATTTTCTTGCCGGAGATATCTATCTGAAACAAGATTCATTACAAGAGGCTCGTGATTGGTATAATAAAGCTGGTGATATTGATCCTACAAATCTGATGTATGAAGAAAAGATGAGAGACTGGGAGGCAGAGAAGAAGAAAAGTGGTGTTAAATCAAAACAGAAGAGCCAAATGAAAAAAAAGTGA
- the proS gene encoding proline--tRNA ligase, which yields MAKVLTSKKENYSQWYNDLVVKADLAESSAVRGCMVIKPYGYAIWEMMQAELDRMFKETGHVNAYFPLFIPKSFFSKEADHVDGFAKECAVVTHYRLKNDENGNGVVVDPDAKLEEELIVRPTSETIIWNTYKNWIQSYRDLPILCNQWANVVRWEMRTRMFLRTAEFLWQEGHTAHATKAEALEETEKMINVYSNFAQDFMAMPVIMGAKSDQERFAGALETYTIEALMQDGKALQSGTSHFLGQNFAKAFDVKFTNKEGKDELVWASSWGVSTRLMGALIMSHSDDNGLVLPPRLAPHQVVIVPIYKGQEQLDAIREKVDIITKELRALGVRVKFDDRDNQRPGWKFAEYELKGVPVRLAIGARDLENGTIEVARRDTLSKETKSLDGISTYIADLLEEIQASIFQKAMDFRAEMTTQVDTYDEFKNVLKNKGGFILAHWDGTTETELKIKDETKATIRCIPFDSQDEDGVCIYSGKPSKRRVLFALAY from the coding sequence ATGGCAAAAGTATTAACATCAAAGAAAGAAAATTATTCTCAATGGTACAACGATCTAGTTGTTAAAGCCGATCTTGCAGAAAGTTCTGCTGTTAGAGGATGTATGGTGATTAAACCTTATGGCTATGCAATTTGGGAAATGATGCAAGCCGAATTGGATAGAATGTTCAAAGAGACAGGTCACGTGAATGCTTATTTCCCGTTGTTTATACCCAAGTCTTTCTTCAGCAAAGAGGCTGACCATGTCGACGGCTTTGCTAAAGAGTGTGCGGTCGTGACTCATTATCGTTTAAAAAATGATGAAAACGGAAATGGTGTTGTAGTAGATCCTGATGCTAAACTAGAAGAAGAGTTAATCGTAAGACCTACTTCAGAAACTATTATCTGGAACACATATAAAAATTGGATACAGTCATATCGTGACCTTCCTATCCTTTGTAATCAATGGGCAAACGTTGTTCGTTGGGAAATGCGTACTCGTATGTTCCTTAGAACAGCTGAGTTCTTATGGCAAGAGGGACACACTGCACATGCAACAAAAGCTGAGGCACTGGAGGAGACAGAAAAAATGATCAACGTATATTCTAATTTTGCTCAAGACTTCATGGCAATGCCTGTTATCATGGGAGCAAAATCGGATCAAGAACGTTTTGCCGGGGCACTAGAGACCTATACAATTGAAGCTCTAATGCAAGATGGTAAAGCCCTTCAATCAGGAACTTCACACTTCTTAGGCCAGAACTTCGCCAAAGCATTTGACGTAAAGTTCACCAATAAAGAGGGAAAAGATGAACTTGTATGGGCTTCTTCATGGGGAGTATCGACACGACTTATGGGAGCACTTATCATGTCACATTCTGATGATAATGGTTTGGTTTTACCTCCAAGATTAGCTCCACACCAAGTAGTAATTGTTCCAATTTACAAAGGACAAGAACAACTTGACGCTATTCGCGAGAAAGTCGACATAATCACAAAGGAGCTACGTGCTTTAGGTGTTCGTGTTAAATTCGATGATAGAGACAATCAACGTCCTGGATGGAAATTCGCAGAATACGAATTAAAAGGTGTACCTGTTCGTCTTGCAATTGGTGCAAGAGACCTAGAAAATGGAACGATTGAAGTAGCTCGTCGAGACACTTTATCTAAAGAGACTAAGTCTTTAGATGGTATCTCTACCTATATTGCTGATCTTTTAGAAGAAATTCAAGCAAGCATTTTCCAAAAAGCGATGGATTTCCGTGCTGAGATGACAACCCAAGTAGATACGTACGACGAATTCAAAAACGTACTTAAAAACAAAGGTGGATTTATTCTTGCACACTGGGATGGAACAACAGAGACCGAATTGAAAATCAAAGATGAAACCAAAGCAACTATTCGTTGTATTCCTTTCGATTCTCAAGATGAAGATGGAGTTTGTATCTACTCAGGGAAACCTTCAAAAAGAAGAGTTCTATTTGCATTAGCATACTAA